Genomic DNA from bacterium (Candidatus Blackallbacteria) CG13_big_fil_rev_8_21_14_2_50_49_14:
CGTAGCAGGCTGGGATGACGCTGTTGAAGCTCGTTTTCTGGAAATGGCGAAAGCCCCGGAAGTCGTCGCGATTGGCGAAACGGGTCTTGACTATTATTGGGACAGTTCTCCTCCTGAGCTTCAGCACAGCGTGCTCAGGCGTCATATTCACCTGGCCCGAGAGCTGCAATTGCCCTTGATTCTGCATGTCAGAGACAAGGCTGACAGCCAGGCTGCTTACCAGGATTTGCTGAGAATACTCAAGCAGGAAAACGCCCAGGAGATCGGGGGCGTCATGCATTGTTTCTCAGGTGATTTGGCATTCGCTCAAGCCTCGATTGATTTAAATTTTTATTTGGCCTTTGGCGGCGTACTGACCTTTCGCAATGCCCAAAACCTTCAAGCCGTTGCTGCTCAAATAGATCTGCAGCATATCGTTTTGGAAACAGACAGCCCCTGGTTGGCCCCTGTTCCTTACCGGGGCAAACGCAACGAGCCGGCCTATATTCGCCATGTCGCCGAAAAACTGGCTGAGATCAAACAATGCAGCCTTGAGGAAATCTCCCAAATCACCACCGAAAATGCCCGTCACCTCTTTCAATTTTGAATTCAGACGGCTTCAAAAGGTAGCAACTCCTGGCAACGATCTGGTCATGCCCTGCTTTTCGTGCTAGTTTGTAACAGGGTTGAATAGAATTAAGGGGATCGGATCTTTTTTAATTTGGCTGCATTATGATTGGATTTCAACGCAAAATCATCACCTATGAAATATTTTAAATTTTCTATTGCTGTCACCCTGATAGGGTTGATCTGCGCCTTTTTCTGGGGCGGCCCCATGGGCGTTTTGATCGCCGCAATCTTAAGCGTGATGGAAGTCAGTCTCTCTTTCGACAATGCCGTGGTCAACGCCTCCGTGCTGAAAACCATGGACGAAAAATGGCGCAAACGCTTTTTACTCTGGGGCATTATGATTGCCGTCTTTGGCATGCGCTTGCTATTCCCCGTGCTTATTGTGGCCATGGCGACCGGGCATTCTTTGCTCAATGTAGCCGTCATGGCCCTCGATAACCCCATACTCTACGCCCAGCAACTCGAAAAAGCCCATGTTTCAATTGCCGCTTTTGGCGGTATGTTTCTGCTCTTGGTTTTTCTCAGCTTTGTGCTTGATGACAATAAGGAAATCCATTGGATTCAAATTTTAGAATCAGGCCTTTCAAAGCTGGGCAAACTTGAATCGATTGAAGTGGTTACTGCCCTGCTCGTGCTCATGACAGCTCAGACTTTTGTGCATGAACATGAACGTCTGACGGTTCTGCTTTCGGGCCTGTTTGGAGTTGTACTATTTGTACTGGTGGGCAGTTTTTCCAGCCTGTTTGAAGAACAGGGCATTGAAAATATGCTTGAATCCGGGGTCAAAAATGCGGGTGCCATGAGTTTTATTTATCTTGAAATTCTGGATGCCTCTTTTTCTCTGGACGGGGTGGTGGGAGCCTTTGCGATTACAACCGATGTGGTGATCATCATGATCGGTCTGGCGATTGGCGCCATGTTTGTTCGTTCTTTGACCGTATTTTTAGTTGAGAAAGGCACGCTGGATCAGTATATCTTTCTCGAACACGGTGCCCATTACGCCATTGGTGCCTTGGCCCTGCTCATGTTTGCCAGCATTGTAACCCCTGTTCCTGAAATCGTAACGGGTTTTGTCGGGCTGGCCTTTATTGGACTCTCGCTGATCT
This window encodes:
- a CDS encoding hydrolase TatD — protein: MSSDLPLIDTHTHLNLSDYQADQNEVIQKALDEGLIRMLLPGVTLESCLSAIELSRQYPALIYCGLGIHPQDVAGWDDAVEARFLEMAKAPEVVAIGETGLDYYWDSSPPELQHSVLRRHIHLARELQLPLILHVRDKADSQAAYQDLLRILKQENAQEIGGVMHCFSGDLAFAQASIDLNFYLAFGGVLTFRNAQNLQAVAAQIDLQHIVLETDSPWLAPVPYRGKRNEPAYIRHVAEKLAEIKQCSLEEISQITTENARHLFQF